The following proteins come from a genomic window of Leucoraja erinacea ecotype New England chromosome 1, Leri_hhj_1, whole genome shotgun sequence:
- the LOC129699218 gene encoding carcinoembryonic antigen-related cell adhesion molecule 1-like isoform X2 — protein sequence MRTRPEWNGAFDDIGCPFEAPPLHSVSIHQAQQNKVKGSVGRSAMLPCYSHFLEEYDTSFRWLKNNSSLMAGIIGKSKISVLDESFRNRIQMPANSSTGNLSLMITHLRVEDLGMYQCEASSKNQSIRYEEIFLYVTEDGVSKPIIRLLPGQNVTEQSTVTLKCAVTSGSLPITYMWYRKTSKTEKAKKINHYLQTLVLNPSRKEDNGLFFCKVSNKFSTEKSGLMEIPLSASGIPSMETTLTVPNGRSASRIPWVMISISSALVLFIVGVILTAIWMVKKRLKGRKHPRSIQLQRFHKDVAVQTKEEDLEHGNYWSKNIDATYATIDHTRRLPKPPANPRNTSMQFTETPSMRHQPYTNFHVTY from the exons TTTCTATCCATCAAGCACAGCAAAACAAGGTGAAAGGTTCAGTTGGGAGAAGTGCAATGCTCCCATGTTATTCTCATTTCCTCGAAGAATATGACACCAGCTTCAGATGGCTTAAGAATAATTCGTCATTAATGGCAGGAATCATTGGTAAATCTAAAATCAGTGTTCTGGATGAATCTTTTCGAAATAGGATTCAAATGCCAGCAAATTCTTCAACTGGGAATCTCTCACTCATGATCACCCATCTGAGGGTAGAAGATCTTGGGATGTACCAATGTGAAGCCAGTAGCAAGAACCAAAGCATCAGATATGAAGAGATTTTTCTTTATGTTACTGAAG ATGGCGTCTCAAAGCCCATCATTAGGCTTCTTCCAGGTCAAAACGTTACCGAACAAAGTACAGTCACACTGAAATGTGCAGTCACCAGTGGTTCTTTACCTATCACATATATGTGGTACAGAAAGACCAGCAAAACAGAAAAAGCCAAGAAAATAAACCATTATCTACAAACATTGGTGCTCAATCCCagcaggaaagaagataatgGCCTATTCTTCTGTAAAGTCAGCAACAAATTCAGTACAGAGAAGAGCGGTCTGATGGAGATTCCACTTTCTG CTTCTGGCATACCTTCAATGGAAACCACTCTCACTGTTCCAAATGGCCGCAGTGCATCCAGGATCCCATGGGTGATGATCAGCATCAGTTCAGCTTTGGTGTTATTCATTGTTGGTGTCATTTTGACAGCTATATGGATGGTTAAGAAAAGGTTGAAAG GAAGGAAACATCCACGTTCAATTCAGCTTCAGAGATTTCATAAAGATGTCGCTGTGCAAACCAAAGAAGAG GATCTGGAACATGGAAATTACTGGAGCAAAAATATTGATGCCACCTATGCCACCATTGATCATACTAGGCGACTACCTAAACCACCAGCCAATCCAAGAAACACATCCATGCAGTTTACAGAAACTCCCTCAATGAGACATCAACCATATACAAATTTCCATGTGACATATTGA
- the LOC129699208 gene encoding nipped-B-like protein translates to MEKKHDSETARLKFKEHSEIARSKSREKLQGDVQNEERIEKKRDSENTRPKSKDNVDASRSKSREKVRDAVQGEKRMEKKNSSENAGAKPKEYSESSHSRVKEKGRDSAQGTLKGIDKKHDFKIRHFEKSRSKSKEDLQEDNTKKMERKCEFGSTRPKSGERSEHSRSKSKEHSDSSRSKHKDRVQENIQINEKGTDRKHKYENTLSKSMEHSETSHSKSSEKGKENIKDCEKGKLKKNDLQNVQSKSKDISETMQAKSKEKIQGDRKGLEKDDVENIGSCSKDQVQELQGNVILEEKAIKSPTAMSKPETMEDEQSREKNTNFINVANNEEQTEIAKSNETDERNKVGNDQSGSKAHLKTNIKSNEIVEEKNGIQSLELKENHLEENEISDTKEKSENTLSGSNEDQTDQIDDKKRTETENSQLNSKESISDSKEILHNTPGNLVDIESLIKAEDKLEERTKVFEDEKNEAGPLKDINMGEKEIEIVQNTECKTFLDEEQSKKIAHDQLVRPNKVNIPPNVEQHESLNTPCETISPGTPTMNDAGLLHSIANKAQFVHYDPSSPATPTLDETFSYEAPSSVPESVVPSVESPGKQKAHSSENVAEELGDKHQDEEMDSKCDSSKVESQELPVHQDVLPEINTSAKSELKDEDVTGESVKGAEEQSSTKRERKPKRPYTPVENSPKRRLLQSEAESAADEPVEAVLVQVQDEEKATQSRGKITSKVEEKARNQTNDASSQNKPNTRAAKKVSNQEHWSVPERERRSSTLAKEKLTPDSKAGKSSATVSVTRSRNQPSPVIKQGRKREASPERKRKQKTEVPPKRTRR, encoded by the exons ATGGAGAAAAAGCATGATTCTGAAACTGCTCGCTTGAAATTCAAGGAACATTCGGAAATCGCTAGATCAAAATCCAGGGAAAAATTGCAGGGAGATGTTCAAAATGAAGAGAGAATAGAAAAGAAGCGTGATTCTGAAAACACTCGACCTAAGTCTAAGGATAATGTTGATGCCTCTCGGTCAAAATCCAGGGAAAAAGTGCGAGATGCTGTCCAAGGTGAAAAAAGAATGGAAAAGAAGAATAGTTCTGAAAATGCTGGTGCAAAACCGAAGGAATATTCAGAAAGCTCGCACTCAAGAGTAAAAGAAAAGGGGCGAGATTCTGCTCAGGGCACTTTGAAAGGAATTGACAAGAAGCATGACTTTAAAATCAGACATTTTGAAAAATCACGTTCAAAATCCAAAGAAGACTTGCAGGAAGATAACACAAAGAAGATGGAAAGAAAATGCGAATTTGGAAGTACTCGGCCCAAGTCTGGGGAACGCTCTGAACATTCACGATCAAAATCTAAGGAGCATTCTGATAGTTCCCGATCAAAACACAAAGACAGGGTGCAGGAAAATATTCAAATCAATGAAAAAGGAACGGACAGGAAGCACAAATATGAAAATACTCTTTCAAAATCCATGGAACATTCTGAAACATCTCACTCAAAATCCAGTGAGAAAGGAAAGGAAAACATTAAGGACTGTGAAAAAGGAAAATTAAAGAAGAATGATTTACAAAATGTTCAATCTAAATCTAAAGACATTTCTGAAACTATGCAAGCAAAGTCCAAAGAAAAAATACAAGGCGATCGGAAAGGATTAGAGAAGGATGATGTTGAAAATATTGGGTCATGTTCTAAGGATCAAGTGCAAGAACTTCAGGGTAATGTGATTTTAGAAGAAAAAGCGATTAAGTCGCCAACTGCTATGTCCAAGCCTGAAACAATGGAAGATGAACAAAGCAGAGAGAAGAACACTAACTTTATAAATGTGGCAAACAATGAGGAGCAGACAGAAATTGCCAAAAGTAATGAAACAGACGAGAGAAATAAAGTGGGGAATGATCAGTCAGGATCCAAAGCTCACctgaaaacaaatattaaaagTAATGAGATAGTAGAAGAAAAAAATGGTATTCAAAGTTTGGAATTAAAAGAGAATCATTTGGAAGAAAATGAAATAAGTGATACAAAAGAAAAATCTGAAAATACGCTGTCAGGATCAAATGAAGATCAAACTGatcagattgatgataaaaaaagaaCTGAAACAGAAAATTCCCAGTTGAACTCAAAAGAGAGCATATCAGATAGTAAGGAAATTCTGCACAACACTCCAGGAAATTTAGTGGACATAGAAAGTTTGATAAAAGCTGAAGACAAATTAGAGGAAAGAACAAAAGTCTTTGAAGATGAAAAGAATGAAGCGGGACCTTTGAAAGATATAAACATGGGAGAAAAGGAGATTGAAATTGTACAAAACACTGAATGTAAAACATTTTTAGATGAAGAACAAAGTAAAAAAATAGCTCATGACCAACTCGTAAGACCAAATAAGGTAAATATTCCTCCAAATGTGGAACAACATGAATCTTTAAATACCCCTTGTGAGACCATTTCCCCTGGTACACCAACAATGAATGATGCTGGGCTTCTCCATTCAATTGCTAATAAAGCACAGTTTGTTCATTATGATCCTTCTTCACCGGCTACTCCAACACTCGATGAAACATTTAGCTATGAGGCACCTTCTAGTGTACCGGAATCTGTTGTACCCTCTGTGGAAAGTCCTGGAAAGCAAAAGGCTCATAGTTCAGAAAATGTTGCAGAAGAATTGGGTGACAAGCATCAAGATGAAGAAATGGACTCCAAATGCGATTCTTCAAAAGTGGAGTCACAAG AATTGCCAGTACACCAGGATGTCCTGCCAGAAATCAACACAAGTGCCAAAAGTGAATTGAAAGATGAAGATGTT ACTGGTGAATCTGTCAAAGGTGCTGAAGAGCAAAGTTCCactaaaagagaaaggaaacccaAGCGTCCATACACTCCAGTAGAAAATTCTCCTAAAAGGAGACTACTTCAATCAG AGGCAGAATCTGCagcggatgaacctgttgaaGCTGTATTAGTTCAAGTACAAGATGAGGAAAAAGCAACACAATCTCGAGGCAAAATTACATCAAAGGTTGAAGAAAAAGCAAG aaaccagacaaaTGATGCGAGTAGCCAGAATAAACCAAACACTCGTGCAGCAAAGAAAGTAAGTAATCAAGAGCATTGGTCAGTACCTGAACGAGAACGACGTTCATCGACTTTGGCAAAAGAGAAACTAACACCAGATTCAAAGGCAGGAAAATCTTCAGCAACAGTATCAGTGACAAG ATCACGAAATCAACCATCCCCTGTGATTAAACAAGGACGTAAAAGAGAAGCAAGTCCAGAACGCAAAAGAAAGCAAAAAACAGAAGTGCCACCAAAACGAACGAGGCGATAA